Part of the Phacochoerus africanus isolate WHEZ1 chromosome 8, ROS_Pafr_v1, whole genome shotgun sequence genome is shown below.
ggttaaggatctggcgttgccgtgagctatggtgtaggttgcagacatggctcagatgctgtgtttctgtggctctggtgtaggccggcggctacagctccaattagacccctagcctgggaacctccatatgctgcaggagcggccctaaaaatggcaaaaaaagccaaaaaaaaattaataaggataataatttttttctcttggctgagcctgtggcatgtggaagttctctggccagggattaaacctgtgactcattagtgacaatgccagatccttaaccaactgagccaccagagaattccaaactgctagccttttttttttttttttttttttccttttatggctgccctgcagtgtgtggagttcccgggctagggatcagatctgagctgcatctgctacctgcactgaagctgtggcaatatcagatccttaacccgacctgagcagggccagagatcgaccccgcctcctcatggatactagtcgggtttgttaccactcacccacgataggaactccccagaggtAGTTTCTTATAAAGCTAAACACAACTTACCATATGTCACCTGTAATCACACATCTGGATATTAATTATAGAAGAGCAAAAATTTACATTCACATAAAATTCTGGATGCCAATTTATAGCATCTTTATTCATTAACAGTTGAAACCAGGAAACAATACAGATTTCTTTGATGAGTGAGTGGACAAACAAACTGGTACATCCCGTATGTATACTGCTAATAaaagagttcaggagttcccatcatagctcagtggttaacaaacctgaccagcatccatgaggatgtgggttcaatccctggcctcactcagtgggttagggatccggcgtcgttgtgagctgtggtgtaggtcggagacacagctctgatccttcgtggctgtggtgtaggttgctggctacagcttccatttgacccctagcctgggaacctccatatgccgctggcgtggccctaaaaaaagccaaaaagccaaaaaaaaaaaaaagttcaacccaaataaatatttagagCAATTTGCTGagtgacaaaaacacaaaaagcttACGTGTTCCCCATTAATAAAGTTATAAATATGTATCAATAAGTACAGCctatttacataaaatgtatgaaatccagttataaaaattattttggtaacTTTCATAAAGGACAGAATTGTACTGATGGAAAGCAGACAAGTGGTTGCCGGAGGTAGGTTTCGATACAGGGTGTGAGCATGAAAAGGTAGCATGAGGGAGTCTGTGTTGAGCAGTTTTATGTCCTGCCAGTGGTGGTTACATGAAATCTGTAtacttggagctccctggtggcctagcgcttaaggatccagcattgtgactgctgtgactcgcgtttgatctctagcccaggaatttctttttttttttttttttttgtctttttgccatttcttgggccgctcccggggcatatggaggttcccaggctaggggtcgaatcggagctgtagccactggcctacgccagagccacagcaactcgggatcccagccgagtctgcaacctacaccacagctcatggcaatgccagatcgttaacccactgagcaagggcagggaccgaacccccaacctcatggttcctagtcggattcattaaccactgtgccacgacgggaactcctagcccaggaatttctttaTGTCACAGGCGCAgcccaaaaacaaagaaaatgaagcacTTTAGatttacaaactttaaaatgaggagttcccgtcgtggcgcagtggttaacgaatctgactaggaaccatgaggttgcgggttcggtccctgcccttactcagtgggttaaggatccggtgttgccgtgagctgtggtgtaggttgcagacgcagctcggatcccgcatttctgtgactctggcgtaggccggtggctacagctccgatttgacccctagcctgggaatctccacatgccgtgggagcggcccaagaaatagcgaaaagacaaaaaaaaaaaaaattatgagaattccctggtggcttagtgctTAAGGATCCTGAATCCTCCCTGCTGcagtgcatgtttgatccctggcctgggtgcgaccaaacaaaaaaattacctaaaatatgtaaaatctaGTGAAATCCAAACCCCAGAGTTTAGGAGTTAACAGTATACTGCCAAGGTCATTTCCCTGGACTCAGCAGTAGAATATGGTTATGTCAGATGTTTTTACTGGGAGGAGTTGGATAAAGGAtactgaggaaataaatttcaaatgacACATTTTATGAAACTAACTCTGAAGGTggttttgtaaaatatttggtCATCTTTATAAACTTAGTTAAACCAAGTGCAAAGACATGTTCAAATtcagtttccttttaaaatagtttggtcttggagttcccactgtggctcagtatgttaagaacccaactagtatccacgaggatgcgggttccatccctggtctcgctcagtgggttagggatcccgtgttgccgtgagctgtggtgcaggccggcagctgcagctctaattcgacccctagcccgtaaacttccatgtgctgcaggtatggccttaaaaaaaaaaaatccagctgcagtggcccgggttgctgcggaggtgcaggtacaatccctgacCTACAGAAGGCAAGGCGAGACAGTCAGGGCCCTCGGCtgaaacctgacatagtgtctgtgaggacgcgggttcggtctctggccttgctccgtgggttaaggacctggcgttgccgtggctgtggtgcaggtgaaAGCTTCGgcttggattcggtccctggcccaggaccttccatatgccagggatgtggCCCACCCCCAAAATCATAGTTAGTCTGAGGACaacttcctttgttttccttaggAATCAAAGAGAAGCACTTGTAATAATCAAGACTTTGTTATTCCAGGGAAGCCTGTCATTCAGGGATGTGGCTGTGGACTTCACGTGGGAGGAGTGGCAGCTCCTGACCCCTGCTCAGAAGGACCTGTTCCGGGACGTGACGCTGGAGAACTACCGCAACCTGGTGGCCGTGGGTGAGGACAGCTCCCCTGTGTCCCTGGTGGGGTCCGCAGTCcgtggccttttctttctcagCTGCTTGTACCTCGAAGTCATCGCAGTGCCCTAGTGGCAGATTCTCGCTGCTGCTCTGGCTCCTGATGGAGGGGTGTCTTGTATGCGCTGTGCTCTGAGCTGTTTTTATTGTCACAAATGTGTAGGGGTTTTCTACACCAGGAGCCAGTTCCACTCTCCAGGAACTGACCGGGGGTCCTTCAGTTCAGTCCTCTCCTGACCCTGACCACCCAGAGTCAGCGTCGGACCCCCATGGCTTCCGGGCTCAGTCCCACAGGACCGCCCGCACTTCAGATGCCCGTCAAAGGTATTGGGTGCCCAAGGTACCCAcacttgtttctttaattttttttttgacaacgCCTTTGGCCTGTGGAagtctcctgggccagggatcaaacccacatgacaacagcaacccgagccatagcagtgaaacgctggagccttaacccactgtgccaacagggaactcctaggcatgATTTCTTAAATCATTGGCCAAGAGTAGTTAACTCATtctccagccctctccctccctttggaTGGGGTAGGGGGTTAGAGGTGGAATTTGCAAACTTCTCATGTTTTGGTCTTTCTAGTGGCCAGCCTCTACCCAGAAGCTCCCTAGGGGCCCCCAGTCACCAGTCCTCTCCTTAGCACATAGATGATATGCATCATTCTGTTTCACAGCAGtacaaggattcagcattgcctctggtggcatgggttcaatccctggcctgggaacttctgtctgGCACGGgtatggcaaaaaacaaaaaaacagacacaccAGTAACTTAAACCAAATACTGGAACAAAAATTattgctgtggagttcccatcatgggtcagtggaaacgaatctaatatccacgaggatgtaggttcaatccctggcctcgctcagtgggttatggatctggtgttgccatgagctgtggtgtaggttgcagaaacagctcagatcctacattgctgtgactgtggtgtaggccaacagctacagctccgattcaacccctggcctgggaacctccatatgccttggatgtggtccttaaaaaaaaaaaaaagaccagaaaaaaaaaaaaaaaaagatgttgctgcCATGCTTGTCACACAACAAGGGGCTTTAGAACCTTGCCAGGAACCAGGGAcagagaccaaatatatattatCCTATCACCGTATCCCCTGAGTTTCTCATGAGTGAAAAGCCTCCACTTTGCAGATGTGAAAACTGGTCCCTCATTctcgtgtccttttttttttttttggcttttctgggccactcctgctgcatatggaagttcccaggctaggggtccaatcggagctacacctgctggcctacaccacagccacagcaacgccggatccttaacccactgagcgaggccagagatggaaccggcatcctcagggatagtagctggattcattaccgcCGAGTCTCTtcaacgggaacttcctcatcCTTCTGTCTAGACGGGCCCCCGCCCAGGTCAGTGGGTCTGAGTCTTCTGTCATTGTTTCCCACCAGCAGGGTATCAAGTCAGCAAACCCGCAGCGCTGGCCAAGTTGGAGTGCAGGGAAGAACCGTGGACAAGAGCAGAGGAAGCCCCCAGTGGGACCTGCGCAGGTGGGTGAGGGGGCGCCGGAGTCAGGTGCAAGTCAGAGGTCatgagaggaggctgggagggggcctGAGGGCACAGAAACAGCGCCTCCCTGTGTCTCCCCCGGAAAAAGAACTCGAAGGTCTTGAGAGAGAAATAGACGCCCTCTTTCTCTCCGGAGAGCTGATCTTGCTGAACTTACTGTACACCTGCATTTTGCTGGCTTGGCctgtttttcttggcttctctcaCCTTCTCATCTGTACCCAATCACGAatctctcccacctccctggcTATGAAatccctcctcccaggcctcGCTGCCAGGAGAGGTCTTTGAATTCATCACTGCTTTCTGACTGTCAGCCTCTCCCACCCCACTGAGAACTGCTGGtttcccttcctgccctccagCTGCCCCGGGCCTGTTTCACCCTCACAGTAACCCAATTTCTGTGCTTCGATCCTGGCCCTTAGTTTTTCCCGCCTGGTGTAGGtgcgcagacacagctcggatcccgaggtcCCGATTggagcccttgcctgggaacctccatatgctgtgggtgcagccctaaaagataaaaagaccaaaaaaaaaaaaaaaaagagttcctgaaAATCAGGCAAATGAAAGCTAGTGTTATTCGAAGGTCTCTGTGGAAGGGATGGAGTGGAAATCTGGATCCGTGGAGTAGTCACAGTGATGTGAATTTTCCTGCTAGGATGACCAGATTTGCTCACAGGGACATATGGGAGGGTTGCTATTTTTGTAGCTTTAGGCTGTCTTCCCTTTCACCTGGGTGGCAGTAGGCTGGCAATAATAAGGAAGTCAGATGTTCTTGCAACAAAACCGAAgattggcgttcctgttgtggctcagtgggtcgaatcagagctacagctgtcagcctccaccacagccacagcaatgcaggatccaagccatgtctgggaactacaccacagcccacagcaacaccggatccttaacccactgaacaaagccagcgattgaacctgcaacctcatggttactagtcagattcgtttctgctaggccacaaaaggaactcctgctgtCTTTTTTAATCACATTCTGCATTCAGTAAAAAGGTCGTATCCAATTTTCCCTGTTTCGATGTCCCTAACATACTGTCCCCCTCACTTGCCACCAGAAACATCTACTCCAGTGACTACATTTGCATCTAGGTTGATAACAGTTAGGTTGTACTAAAGGATCTACTTCCTCCTTGAGGACCAAGGGTATGCCAGCTTGaccttcagttttttaatgttttttttttaacatatggaaggtcccaggtgaggggtcaactCGGAGTTGCAGctcaggcctacactacagccacagcaacgccagatctgagccacacatgcaacctatgccacaatttgcagcaacaccagatccttaacccactgagtgaggccagggattgtacatggattgaaaaaaaaaaaaaaaaaaaagacagccattTACATTTCCTATGTGGTAGCATACTGGCTTCTGAAGATGACAGGACGATGGCCAGTGGCAAAATTTCCCAACAGTCATCATTGCCATGTTTCACTATGAATGGTGCGTAGGATCCCGTGACACAGCTAGACTAAAGGTTGCAGCTTTAGTTGCAATTATACAAGAGTTGTCCACTAATATGACTGATGATTTTGGAAAGTTAGTTTGATGGCCATCTATAGAAGCAAACTTAGGAAGAGATTTACTCTGCAAAAGTCTATCTCAGTTTACGTTTCTGAGGACCTTACATTCTTAACCTGCCAGGTAGCAAATACTTTTATTCTCTACACCTCAGTATTTGGatcctcggagttcctgctgtggtgcaatgggatcagcagcatctcttcaggttccatccctggcctgcacagtaggttagggatctggcattgccagatctgattcctggccctggaactccatatgccacagagcggccaaaaaacaaaaaaaaaaacaaaaaccagaaaacaacaacaaaaaaacttgaaTCCTCTAAGTGAGATTAAAGAATTCCAAAACTCaggagttctttttgtggctcagtggttaacaaaccaactaggatccatgaggatgcggattcaacccctggcctcgctcagtgggttaaggatctggtgttgctgtgagctgtggtgtaggtcacagatacagctcagatcccatgttgctgtggctatggtgtaggccagcagctgtaggctccgattcgacccctagcctgggaatttccatatgctgcagatgtagccctaaaaaaaaaaaaaaaaaaaaaccctgcaaaactGTAAGTGTTGGAATAGCTAAAACCTTGGTTATCTactgtcacatttttaaaaatcactattactcttttttggctgccctgtagcatatggagttctgggccaggggtcagatctgagctactgttacaacttatgccacagctgtggcacgctggatccttaacccactgtgttgggctggagatcaaacctgcatcccagcagagAGCCACCAATCCTGTTTCACTACAGcaggatctctctctcttttatttttttaaatttttttattttttggcttttgtcctttttagggctgcacccgcagcatgtggaggttcccaggctaggggttgaatcagctacagctgctggcctacaccacagccacagcagtgtgggatccaagccacatctgcgacctacactacagctcatagcaacgccagatccttaacccactgagtgaggccagggatcaaacctgaaacctcatggttcctaatcagatttgtttctgctgcaccacgacagaaactccaagatctCCTATCTTTCATTGTACACATCCTCTCAACATACCCATTCAGTCCTCTTTTCTTGACTACTATGCACATGTTGATTATTTTGACATTACCTCCACTTATACCTCCAACCCGACTCTTTTTATGTTATGGTCCATCATTCCAACCCGATTCTTGACTTCTGTACTACAATTAATATCATCTCATCATCGAGGTTACAGTGCATACTTCTCCCCTACATGTTGTGTATTGCAGTAATCTTCATCTCACTTGGTAGGAAATAAGGAACATTCATTCATGgtgtttcttttatctttttttggtggggccatgcctgcagcatgtagaaattcctgggccagggacgaacccatgccaccgcagcaacccaagccattagtgcagtgacaatgccggatccttaacccactgcaccacaggagaactcccgtGACATTTCTTTTATATTGTTATCATAGGGTTGTCACTAaagtaccattttaaaaaatacaccaaggaatttttaaaagcaattttattcCAAACAAGATTATGCAAGTATTCATTGTTCTCCTCTTTCCTAGAAACTAGCAAAATTGGTAATCAACTGCCCGGTGACTGGGAAAATCAAAGAATGCTAAAAGGTATAGACCAATACCAGGAATATAATGCACTTGGAAATCCTGTTCCTCAAAGCAAAAGTCATTTTCCTTTCAGGCAAAATTCTGATATGCTTGAGTTCTACATAAAAACTctgaaatcaaatttaattttagtcAGCCAGAGCCAAAGCTATGATATTAAGAACTCCACTGAATGTAACGGAGACGGAAAATCATTTCTGCATGCTAAGCATGAAGAATTTCATCTTGCAGTTAAATGCCCTGTAAGTGCAAAACCCATCAGCAATAAGTCCCAAAACATTAAACACCAAAGAACTCACAACACCGAGAAAACCCATgtatgcagtgaatgtgggaaagccttcgtTAAGAAGTCTCAACTCACTGATCATCAGAGAGTTCACACAGGGGAGAAACCTTATGGGTGCAGTATGTGTACAAAAGTATTCTCCCGGAAGTCCAGGCTCAATGAACACCAGAGAATTCACAAGAGAGAGAAATCCTTTATATGCAGTGACTGTGGAAAAGTCTTCACCATGAAGAGCCGTCTGATCGAACACCAGCgaactcacactggagagaaaccctacgTATGCAATGAATGTGGAAAAGGCTTCCCAGGGAAGCGCAATCTCATTGTACATCAGCGCAATCACACTGGTGAGAAGTGCTACGTATGTGGTGAATGCGGAAAAGGCTTCACTGGGAAGAGCATGCTTACCATCCACCAGCGAactcatacaggagagaaaccctacatatgcagtgaatgtgggaaaggcTTCACCACAAAGCACTATGTCATCATCCACCAACGAAatcatacaggagagaaaccctacaTATGCAATGACTGTGGGAAAGGTTTCACCATGAAGAGTCGTCTGATTGAACATCAGCGAACCCATACAGGAGAGAAACCGTATGTGTGCCCTGAATGTGGAAAAGGCTTTCCCAGGAAGAGTAATCTCATTGTACATCAGAGAAATCATACGGTAGAGAAATCCTACGTATGCAGCGAATGTGGAAAAGGCTTCACTGTGAAGAGCATGCTTATCATCCACCAGCgaactcacactggagagaaaccctacatttgcagtgaatgtgggaaaggcTTTCCTTTGAAGAGCCGGCTGGTCGTGCATCAGCGAAcgcatactggagagaaaccttacagATGCAGCGAATGTGGGAAAGGTTTTATTGTGAATAGTGGACTGATGTTACATCAGCGAAcccatactggagagaaaccctatatATGCAATAAATGTGGAAAAGGTTTCGCCTTTAAGAGCAATCTTGTGGTACATCAGCGAAcgcacactggagagaaaccctttaTGTGCAGTGAATGCGGAAAAGGCTTCACCATGAAACGCTATCTCATTGTACATCAGCAAATTCATACAGGAGAGAAGTCCTATATATGCAGAGAGTGTGGGAAAGGTTTTGTCATGAAA
Proteins encoded:
- the LOC125132682 gene encoding zinc finger protein 432-like — encoded protein: MPGMWPTPKIIVSLRTTSFVFLRNQREALVIIKTLLFQGSLSFRDVAVDFTWEEWQLLTPAQKDLFRDVTLENYRNLVAVAGYQVSKPAALAKLECREEPWTRAEEAPSGTCAETSKIGNQLPGDWENQRMLKGIDQYQEYNALGNPVPQSKSHFPFRQNSDMLEFYIKTLKSNLILVSQSQSYDIKNSTECNGDGKSFLHAKHEEFHLAVKCPVSAKPISNKSQNIKHQRTHNTEKTHVCSECGKAFVKKSQLTDHQRVHTGEKPYGCSMCTKVFSRKSRLNEHQRIHKREKSFICSDCGKVFTMKSRLIEHQRTHTGEKPYVCNECGKGFPGKRNLIVHQRNHTGEKCYVCGECGKGFTGKSMLTIHQRTHTGEKPYICSECGKGFTTKHYVIIHQRNHTGEKPYICNDCGKGFTMKSRLIEHQRTHTGEKPYVCPECGKGFPRKSNLIVHQRNHTVEKSYVCSECGKGFTVKSMLIIHQRTHTGEKPYICSECGKGFPLKSRLVVHQRTHTGEKPYRCSECGKGFIVNSGLMLHQRTHTGEKPYICNKCGKGFAFKSNLVVHQRTHTGEKPFMCSECGKGFTMKRYLIVHQQIHTGEKSYICRECGKGFVMKTELILHQQTHTGEKPFACNECGKGFTVKSRLVVHQRTHTGEKPFVCSKCGKAFSSKRNLIVHQRTHNGNKP